In the genome of Vicia villosa cultivar HV-30 ecotype Madison, WI linkage group LG7, Vvil1.0, whole genome shotgun sequence, one region contains:
- the LOC131618426 gene encoding uncharacterized protein LOC131618426: MGFNCVRLTWPTLLATDDTISNLKVRQSLEKHALKDSIASFHSNNPSIIDLTLIQAFQATQRKGKQYSNHHEMVQVLSVDTNVLKEFADLSSIFLPSFHFLP; the protein is encoded by the exons ATGGGCTTTAACTGTGTTAGGCTAACTTGGCCTACTCTTCTTGCCACTGATGACACTATTTCTAATCTAAAGGTTAGACAATCATTGGAGAAGCATGCTCTCAAAGATTCTATTGCTAGTTTTCATTCCAATAACCCTTCCATCATTGATCTTACACTCATACAAGCTTTTCAG GCAACACAAAGAAAAGGAAAGCAGTACAGCAACCACCATGAGATGGTTCAGGTATTATCAGTTGACACCAATGTCCTAAAGGAATTTGCAGACCTCTCTTCCATATTCCTCCCGTCTTTTCATTTTCTCCCCTGA